Part of the Mastacembelus armatus chromosome 6, fMasArm1.2, whole genome shotgun sequence genome, CAAACTAACAGGAGCATGAGGAAGATGTCACTGAACAAGAACAGTATATACAGACCCATATAGTCCCAGGAAGAGTTGTACTCGGGTAGATCACATAGAAACACCTGTGTGCATGCACCACCACTGTAATGCTAGTAGTCTTAGTTGTATTGATTACAAATACTGTTAGTAATGGTATTAAGGTTCTCAATGAAAGTACAATGAGTGACGTCCGGTTCAAATATGAGCAACAAAAGTGTGATCAAATGTTTGTCGTCAGAATATTGCATTAGAAAGATAAAGTCCATTATTCTACTCTTTTTATCTATGAACTGATGCATCTAGTCTATTGTATATTGTGTAAAGTAGCCTACATTTGATTGAGCCAATTGTTTAAACAAAACTTTGCTAGGCCTTGTACCATAGCAGACATTTAGACTTGTTAAGAtaggaaaagcacagatgttACCAATGACATTAACAGTGACTCTGTTCTGTGGTATCACACTGGGCCAGCAAaccatgacagtgtgacagtgaacCAGCAATGAATAACACCTGAACCCTGAAACTGAAGTGGTGACTGTTAATTCATgatttacacctgtgctttttaTAAATATCTAAATGTATTCTGtgataaagtcctgtttttcaCAACACCCATTTTGCAACATTCCCCCTCTTTGTTGTATGTTTATATTGTGCGTTCACAACAGCTTAACTAATcttacacacacaacatatcaGGTACTAAACCCACATAGATGTTTTTCTATTGCTGTAGCTCTGTGCTGACTGGTTTCAAAAATAGTCACCAATGACTCCAGCTACAAACAAGTGGGCCTCTTGAGTCCACTTTGCTTACATCGAGGCTCCGGAGACTGGGAAATGTCTGAAGTCACTCTCCTGTTACCCTGTAGCTATTGTCATCCCATTATTCCCATTGttttaagtattttatttagattttccattttattcagCATATATCACATACATTTcttaaatgtacaaaacaaagactCCCAAACCATTacaagcagaaatataaaacaggCATAACAACGCAAGTTACATTTACTCCATATATAACATAAACAATCCCCCACGTCCAGATCTTCATATCTGGTCAACAATAATTAGGAGCATGAATTCTAAATCAACATATTATGCACTCTACATAAAATTTCAAATACATATTACTTCGACCGTTAAAATATCAATAATGAAAATTCTCcttccaaaaaagaaaaagaaaagaacaaagatggagagagaaaacagtttttatttgctCAGTGTTTGTGATGCTTCCCATGTGATTTCacattgagttttttttttttcttgtccattttcaaataaaaaatcatATCTCTTTTCCAGTGATATTGTAGAAGGGTATGtggatttcctgtttttcttgaaTTCCCTTTATGAGAAAAGAATAACTCCTCTGACACTTCACTGTATCCTGTAATATATCTTGAAACAAATAAACTGATGGATGCTAATTAAATTTCACCCACACTACAACTGATAACCACTCTTCTATATCAAACCATATCTTTTAAATTTTCCCTAAAGGCATGAATCAATGAATCTGAACATCTACATTTAATACAATTCCCACATATATTTCTCCTTCTCTGAGGTTCAGCATGTAACTTATATCGGATTAAACTTAAATTGTAATTGACTAATATATCCTATTAAATTCCAACAAAATTATGTTTTAGTAGTTAACAAAATATCTGCAGGATTTGctttctgcagtgttttgtaaACTTTATCTGTTAGTTTATTATTGGATTCTGAATCAGATTAATTTTCTCAAGATTGCTCTTCTGTCCAAATGAATTTAAATCAGAAGTTTGGATTAGGCTTCTGAGTTGCACATACTTATGCATTCAACAGACCAAATTTGTTTTCCAAGTCAGTCCAAGGAATAAAGTTGTTTCCACTCATTAAATCAGTAACTGCTTTAGTGTCTCTGTGTAACCCAGTTTAATGATACATTTTGAGAGAGATATCCAAGAGTTGTTCCATAAAGACATGTTTTTCTGGAAGTGATATTGGCTCACTCAAAAATTTGCTTCATTTTCTCCATGTTGTTGCTAAGTTTTGTACCATAACAGAATTTATGCTTTTATGCTTTCGAAATATATATGAAATGAGGTTTTGAGGACAGACTTGTGCATTTTCAATATGAATCCATTACTTTTCTATTGTGTTTAAAGCTTTATTGCCCAGTGAAATGCTTTGGTAGCAAGATATAATTCTGAATATGGCACATTAAATCTTACTCCCTCCAACTTTGGAAAATGTCAAATACTCCTTTTAGTTTTATAATGTCTGTGCTAATGGAATATCATTGTACCCATTGTGACTTATTTTGGAATAAgtcaaacaaaccaaactggATAATAATGGCTTTAGAAGAAAGCTGTGGCttcaaatgagaaaacatttatttgaatgtttattGGCCTAATATCATTGTAAATCTTTGGTTTTGCAGGAAGAAGGTATCAGGTGACTATGAAGCCCTGAATGACCGCCTTAAAACTCTTCCAGATCAGCTGTCTTATGATATCATGGTGAGTGGAAACTTTGTTGAAAATGCACACCATACCAGACCATGCAGTTGAACAATTCATACACTGTGGGTTAGTTAAGGACTAATTCATCTTACAAATAGCAGCTTTACGATTTACTAGTGTCACGTGCTGGGCTGATATTCTTAAATTTGCAGAAGCAGAACCTAAATATATTATGTGTCAATGTTTTTACTGACActgttatttcttcttttttcctacTTTCATGTCCACATTCtgctaccttttttttttttgtttgttttcttctccccCTCCATTCTGATCTTGTTCCGTTGTTCCGTCCACTGTGCTATAAACAGGTGCCATTCGGCCCTCTGGCCTTCATGCCTGGGAAACTGGTGCACACCAACGAGGTCACAGTGTTGCTTGGTGACAACTGGTTTGCTAAGTGCTCAGCCAAGCAGGCGCAGACAATTGTTGATCACAGGATGAAATGtgagtctgtttttaaaatggctGTTTGTTCTCCCAAAACAGATGGCTTTGTTGCTCGTTATTAACTGTTCTCACTCAGCACTACTGTTGTTCATCCAGCAGAGGGTGTTGGTGCATCAAAGCTGAGTAGGTTCTCTGAACACTGAAATGATAAACTTTGGTTTATCTCTAAAAgttaatctgtttttattcatagTATGACGAGAACTGTAACTGTAAAACCTCTTGCATTAATTTTACCGAAgtgttgcattatttttaacttgcagaatgttttatttcacatgTGGTTAGAGTGTTGTTGCTGCCAGCCACATCTGCATCACTCTTCCACTCTGCTGCTCTTGGATTCATACATAACAGGCCACCATTGTCACAGCCTTTCTTATAAACCATACGTTTTCTTCTTTTGCCTTACATTCAAATCGTGTCCTGTCGTGCAACATAGTTTGATCTAAagcatgaaagaaaaagagaaaataaatgttaacatGGATACTGTGTAGCTATActgtcttgtgtgttttcccCTGCTGCTCATTTTAGGTCTGAAAATCTCATACCAAGTCAAATGGGCCCAAGTAACGATCTCTGATGTGAACATTATTAGAATGTTTAGTGAAGCAGAAATGTGCTGCTACAGCCCATCCGCAGCCGTCTGCCTCCCCTCTTCCCCTCCTACCTCCTGACCCTGCCCACCCTGCTATTACAGAGCTAAGTGCTCTAATACAAACATAGCTAGCCGAAATGTGTCAGACAGCAGCTGAATTGTCAGGCCTTCTGTGTTTGACCTTTCCTCACTTCCAGTTGATGTACTGACTGGAGGGGCTCCCGATCGCCATGGAAACAAGGGCCCTCTGCTGCTATTAGTAAAAGGGCTTAATTGTTGTGAAGATTTAATGATCCGGAGTAGTATTCAGGGCAGAAGATATTATGAACTGTTTGTGTcatcatttttcaaaattttccCCCCAACTTGTTTAGGATTTTAACTCTTTCACAGCTGGTTGTCATtgtaaagcattttattttctatctcTTTATAAGCCTCCAGCCAGTTTTTCAACAGTGGTTTTTATTGGTCTGTCTCCAAATTTCTTGATTCATTCTGATAATAGTGGACCTTTTTCTGCAGATGTGAAGAGTGAACTTGATGCTCTCTCCAAGACAATGAAGAACTTTGAAGCCAGAGTTGGGTTTGCGAAGGATTTGGAAACCATTTCTGCTGTATGTTTTGTTACTATGAGTGTTCTTGTAGATAAGATATTGCATAAAGTGTAAGTGTGGACAAAGGTACTGACTCTGACTCTGCTTGTTCTTTAGGGTAAAGGGAACTGTGTTGACATCAGAGAAGAAGTCAGAGACGATGATTCTGTTGTCACCAAAggtatattttttttccatcattttacTTGTACATGTTGTAGGTCTTATGAGAAGGCAGAGAAAGCCTCCAATTAATACCATAGTTCTACACCAAACTCAGACTGACATTTAGGCTAAACATTTCctttacattgtttttcttctttaacaGGAAAGCAAAGAATAGCTCACAAACCACATTCCAAGCCCAAGTTTGATGCAGTGTCGGATCTGAAAGAGTatgaggagaaagaagaagactGCAGACACGCAGGGAGCAGAAAGGGCATCTTGACTGAGGAGGAATTGTGGGCTAGATTGGATGAACTCGAGAAACTGGAGGAGCTACAAGACGAGCAGGACAGGTACATGAACGCACAGAGTTTTTCAGTATCTTAGGTCTTGTAAGGCTTTGATattacttcatgttttttttcttcagattgTCTGATAATGCAGACATGAATGGTGATGACaaatcatcctcatcctcagaagaggagaaggagacaaATGTTGCACCTCGTGTAAATGGACAAAGTCTGAAGCCAAGCTGGAGCACCGTGACTCACATAAATGAGCCACCCAATGGAGACAGCAAAGAGGACGACGATGAGGAAGGCACCTGTTTGCCTAccatctttttctctcacacagtCGAACCTAAGAAGGTCAGACAATTTATATTtgatctctttttattttttattgcagttattGCAGTTTAGTTCTGTGTTGATGACTTTACTGCTGCTGCCTTGTGCTTTAGGTGAGgataaacacaggaaaaaacaccACGTTGAAAttcagtgaaagaaaagagcagaaagaacattcaaagaggaaaaagaaaaatggtcaCAATAACGGACACTCCCATCATGAACTTCACAAAATCACAACACCAGCAGACCTTTACAGGTAAAAATAACACAGTAGGGCTGGGCACTAAATCTAAATTATTGAATTACCATTGATGCACTTAGTGAAACTGGCTGATTATTGTTTGCCAGGTTGTTTGTAGATGTGAAGAACGGGGAACCCATCCCCAGAAAGTCCATCCTAAAGTCACGGAGCCGAGAGAACAGCGTGTGCAGTGACACGAGCGAGAGCAGCACAGCAGACTTTGAAGAGCGACGGATGATGGGACGCAGTTTCAGCCATGATGAGGCGACACACAGCGACACCAGTGACGGCATCACGGAAGAAGACAGCCCCACAGCAGTGCCCCTGCATCCCCCCAGCCGATTTGAGGTAAAAGACACACggttttctttgttgttgttttgcttctcactgtctttttgtctgtcggtttttttttgtatagtcTTTATTCTCATTTACAGTATGAAGGACTCTACAGTATACAGTAAGTTTATTATGAAATGGTTTATGAAAGTAACACCTTTGAGCCTCAAATCCCTTGAGAACATAACAAAACTCCCAGACACCTTTTTCTAAGGTAAAATGGAAGATGCATGTGGTCAGCCAGCGTTAAATGTCAGTCACAAGAGGCAATGtcaataagaaaacacagcatgaaaatgtctttgtcttttcttcagGCTTTTTCAGGCACAGTAATCGAAAAGGACCCGATGCCTTCAGCAGTCCCCTATCT contains:
- the uri1 gene encoding unconventional prefoldin RPB5 interactor 1, coding for MAETGKINTEHLGGVSRLREGHEKVVKDYESRIQHWKKVSGDYEALNDRLKTLPDQLSYDIMVPFGPLAFMPGKLVHTNEVTVLLGDNWFAKCSAKQAQTIVDHRMKYVKSELDALSKTMKNFEARVGFAKDLETISAGKGNCVDIREEVRDDDSVVTKGKQRIAHKPHSKPKFDAVSDLKEYEEKEEDCRHAGSRKGILTEEELWARLDELEKLEELQDEQDRLSDNADMNGDDKSSSSSEEEKETNVAPRVNGQSLKPSWSTVTHINEPPNGDSKEDDDEEGTCLPTIFFSHTVEPKKVRINTGKNTTLKFSERKEQKEHSKRKKKNGHNNGHSHHELHKITTPADLYRLFVDVKNGEPIPRKSILKSRSRENSVCSDTSESSTADFEERRMMGRSFSHDEATHSDTSDGITEEDSPTAVPLHPPSRFEAFSGTVIEKDPMPSAVPYLTITPPALPTILERKQEEVVPDVSPPQQIPKRVSKFKAARLQQK